Part of the Diceros bicornis minor isolate mBicDic1 chromosome 2, mDicBic1.mat.cur, whole genome shotgun sequence genome is shown below.
CCAAACATCACTGCTTGTAAAAAGAACAAGAAGACGGTAGAAGTGAATTTTACAACCAGTCCCCTTGGAAACAGATACATGGCTCTTATCCAAAATAACACTGTAATTGGGTTTTCTAATGTGTTGGAGgtactttttttcccttcatttcctTAACACCCACCCCTATCCTCAACCTCCTGCTTTCCTTACcttgttaaagaaaaatgtagaCACTGTAGGATTCCCTAGACAGGCTCTTTTGAACTGTCTATTGTCCAAATGTGCTGGGCTATTTTGATTAattcaacaaagaaaaacaaaccccTGGGGGCATCCCTGGAAATGTCCCTGTGAATCTAAAACCCACCAAAGGTAGAGGTTTCAGAAGTATGACATGAATCCTCATTCACACATATTCAGTCCAGTGACCTGAAAGTCAGTTTGGGGAGCGCAGTATCTTCATTGGCAGCCTCACTCATGTGGCTCATAATTGTTGATTGTGTCTCACTTGTCTGCACCAGAACAAACTAACTCGCGCTTCTGTGGTGATTCCAGTGACTGGGGAAAGTGAAGGTGCTGTGGTCCAGGTAAAGTTTAACGAGGCGCTTTGGGGAGGGGACGGGCCCTGGAAGACTGACTGCTCCACCACTGATTGCTTTTGATGAGTCCTTTCAGAGAGAGCGGCTGCATTCTCCCGCAGTTCACTCCTCCCAGCAGTCTCGCATGAAGTGATGTTAATGGGGAATCCTGGTCTGTCTTTACAGTggtgagctcaggaagctgaCCAACAATCATGGTTCCTATTGCTTTTATGAGTGGCTGTTGACTTTCCAAAgtgcttttatttccatttttttttgtcaCAGAGCTTCAGAGTAATTCTGGGACAGGAGtaccattttattttcccaaGCTTCAGTTTTAAGTGCAAAATAAAGCAACAAAGGATTTGAAATCAGAAGGTTTGGGTTCCCAGTCAGTATATGAACTTTAAAGGGCAGCTGCCTGTCCTCTCAGGGCCTCAGGAAGTTGGACTAACACATGCTCTCAGGTCCCTTTCAACTCTGAGTTTATGATGTGGGACCAGGGAGGGTCCCAGTGGGACACAGCTACACCCAAGATATAGGGAGCTTTTGTTCATTCCCTGGAACAGAAACGCAGTGCTCAGACACGCCAGAGGGAGCGATACCTGTCAGCGTATTATGACTACACCCCTTTTCCAGGGAATCAGACTTTCCTAGTGCCAGGGCACTTACCCGTCAATAGGAGCTCTACTGCTCTGTTTTTTTAGAGgaaatatttgtgtatgtattaAGGCCTGACCTAACCCTTTTAGATAAGGAAATTAACATGATAGCAACATGTACAAAGTTTAGGTTCACAACCCAGGAGTCTCAGAAGGCATTTTGGTCTTGGGTCATGGGTTTGGAGTTTAGGGCTTTGTTCCAGTAGTGTAACCAAGGAAAAAAATGTCCTATTACAATGCTGGAGGGTGGGGTGTGAAaccagaaaaaaagggaagagaagtttgggtGGAATTAGATAATGCTGATTGGACTTTCTGAGCCTCTCTCATTTTTCCTTAGCTGACTCCGTATTTCCATACTTGTGGCACCGACTGCATCCGACGCAGGGGAACTGTGGAGCTTTGCCCACACACAGGAGCCTCCTCCCCTCAGGATACCAGTAAGTGCCTGGTCATCTCACAGGATGACCAGAGGCTCAGGACATGaaggtcccaccgtcacatcaccATTCAACATGTGACAGGGTGTGTGTGTAGGAGGGTGGAGTGTGAGGGAGAGCGTCCCTGCCTGTGTACGCTGAACTGGGGTGCAGGGAAAGATGTCAGTGCTGCCCCAGAGAGCCTGTAATCTGAGTAGTAATGAtggctttatttataaaatcacTCAAGATCCTTTATGAAGCAGGATATAcacaagaggggaaaaaaataaacagtggAAAATGGATGTTCAAAGTGCCACAAGGATCTGGTGAAAAAAGTAAACAGAATAAATGAACTGAGTATATAAGGGAATGTGCATTGCACTGTGTTTTGATTTTCTTATCAGTCTCAGTGGCCCAGGCCTAGCTGTTACTGTAACCTGATGTGGTCAAGCCACCAACATTTGGATAACAAATTAGGAACATTGGCACCAAAAGACACGCCTCACTGGTGCTTGAGAGCAGCATGTTCTGGAAAATGTGTCTCTGGATTTAAAGTTGTTAGTTCTTTCATTAcagatggacaaagaaaatgtttcTGGAGCTAGCCCAGAGGTGGGGTCAAAAGTTGGAAGGTGTCATTCTTAGAAACTCAGCCAAACCAACTGAAGACAACCCAGGTGCCTAACAATCCTGACTTCGGTGTGGGCACAGCGCCTATGGACTCCTGAGCACTTTGTGTGCTTGACCTTAGCTGACTGACATTCCTGTGAGGGGGTGGCATTATCCCCACATTTGTCAATCTGAGAAAACAGCCTTTAAAAATGGCATCTATGCGTACTATATTTAAGCAACTGTGCCCAGAATAACATGAATTtgtcaaagaacaaaaaaaaaaagaatgtaaactttGGATTACCACAGTGAAAATGCCTGTGTATGTGTGGAGTAAGAAGCCAAAGTGATTTTAGAGGACTGTTCTTAACCACCTGGGTCCCATATCCATTTTGAGAATCTAATGCAAGACCTGGACACTCTACAGCATACAGCAATGTGCAGAACCCCTAGAAATATACTGACCCTTGATTTTAAAGGGATCTAAACTTCTACAAAATATAGAGTAAAAATCTTAGTTTCCAAACAGGAGAtaaatttggttttgttttgctgaagGTGAATAAGCTTTGTTTTCCCCAGGCAGAAGCGTGCTGGGTGGCTGGCTGCCTCTTCTCCTCCCAGCTCTGCTGGTGGCCACATGGGTGCTGGCGGTCGGGATCTACCTTATGTGGAGGCATGGTAAGGGTTAAATTCGGTTCTTTAAAGAAACCTGAATAAGGAAATAacactttgaatttatttttaatttatttatttattttatttttttgtgaggaagatcagccctgagctaacatccatgccaatcctattttttttttttttgctgaggaagactggccctgagctaacatctgtgtccatcttcctccactttatgtgggatgccgccacagcgtggtctgacaagcggtgtgtcagtgcgtgcctgggatccgaacccgggccaccagcagcggagcgcgtgcacttaaccactacaccatggggctggcccctacactttgaatttttttaaaggagattcCTCTAGAGGCAGTCACATGTTGGCATTAGACAGGAGTTAGACAGCATTTACTTAATGCCATAGAGCTCTCCTAAAAAGACTGATCTAATGGCTCGCATCTGCCAAGACAAGCAAGAATCTGGACCTCCAGATCTGGTGACTATCACCCGTTTTATTTTTACCATTGAAGCATCTAAAGTACTGAAAtgcggccagcccggtggcgcagtggttaagttcgcacgttccgcttcagcagcccagggttcgcccgtTCGGATACTggagcggacctactcactgctcattaagccatgctgaggcagcatcccacatagaagaaatagaaggactacaactaggatatacaactatacactggggctttggggagaaaagaaagaaaaaaaagaggaagattggcaacagatgttagctcagggccaatcttcctcaaaaaaaaaattttaaaaagtactgaAATGCGGCAAAAGACAGCTAATAATGAACTGCATTTTACCTGTGATAGGTACTCTATGCTAGttcctactttttaaatataattcttcCAAGGCATAAGAACAATGCTCACTTGGATTCAAATACACTAAGGACCTTGGCAAATCTAAAACACTGAGGATCTGAATATAGAAATTGAGGATTTGAATACAGAAATCAGAGTATTTATATGGATACACAGCTAGAGGGAAGCCCACTGAAAACCTCCGCTTCTCTTCTCCACATGGAGATAAGGAAATATAAATGCAGCCTTTGAGCTATTTGTGACGTTGCAGGTATAACAAGACTAACCTCATGATCTAAACTAAGCAAGCCATGTAGAACTTTGACCTTGGGAATACTTAAATTTAGAAGATGTTTTTTGGCCTGTATTAGTTACAGTACTTTCATATATAGTTTCTGTTCTATAGCACAGAATTCCAGTTAAGTTCCAGCTGAAATGGGGTACCACTTAACCTATGGAACGATAAAGAAACTCTGCCCCCCTGCAGGTAGAAGATGGAACAACTACTGAGTTGACCCAACTCAAAACATGATGTGAAGGGCAGAGATCATGTGTCCCTGTTTATGTATGGCACTAAAAATACTAAAGTTACAACAACTTACCTAAAACAAAGTATGTTAAACCTAAACAGTTTCTATGAATTTATCTGAAAAGATATGGCTTGATTAAGAGGACTGATTTAGTGAtaggaatttagaaaatacatCTTTTAAAGCATCTTTAAGGTTTAAGCATCAGTGTGTTTCAGGTGATGTGCTCAAAAGGAACATCAGGGTATTTTCCTCTCTGGCAGTAACAACGTCTCTGGTGCTCAGCTGACATTCCCTAGCAAGGGATCATTTATCAGCGATAGTTTACACTAGAGTGAAAGCCTGCCATTTGCTGTTCATAAATAACAAATGCTTTTCTGCCCCCACAGAGAGGATCAAGACGGCTTCCTTCCCTACTACCACACTGCTACCCCCCATTAAGGTTCTTGTGGTTTACCCATCTGAAATATGTTTCCATCACACAGTTTGTTACTTCACTGAATTTCTTCAAAACCATTGCAGAAGTGAGGTTATCCTCGAAAAatggcagaaaaagaaaatagccgAGATGGGTCCAGTGCAGTGGCTTACCACTCAGAAGAAAGCAGCAGATaaagtcattttccttctttctaatgaTGTCAATAACGTGTGTGATGGTACCTGTGGCAAGAGCAAGGGCAGCCCTCATGAGAACTCCCAAGACCTGTTCCCCCTTGCCTTTAACCTCTTCTGCAGCGATCTGAGAAGCCAGACTCACCTGCGCAAATACATGGTGGTATATTTTAGAGAGGCTGATACCAAAGACGATTATGACGCGCTCAACGTCTGCCCCAAGTACCGCCTCATGAAGGACGCTACTGCTTTCTGCACAGAACTTCTCCACGTCCAGCAGCATGTGTCAGTGGGAAAAAGGCTGCAAGCCTGCCACAACAGATGCTTTGCCTTGTAGCCCACCCATGAGAAGCAAGAGACCTTGAAGCCTTCCTACCCCTCCAATTACAGGGAAAAAAGCATCTATGATGATTCTGAAGTTTACTATACAGGCTACTTGTAGGGAagattatacacatacacacacacagacacacacacacacacctgctttAGCAATAGGAATAGGGAGGAATCATAACTGAATACATATGCCTTAGCCTAGTAATTTAAACTTTTTATGCCaacaaaattgttaaaaatgttaACTACTTGTAGCATTAACTAAGGAATGGAGactaaatttataattataaagctAAATCAATTTCATACCTAAAAATCAAGAATAGTTATAACATAAACTATAACCATTGTGATAATGCAATGATAAAGCACCTTCCAGCCAAACATCCAGTCTTGAATAATCCATGCACTGCACCGTAGGTAGAATTATTTAGCTCGGTAACATTTCTAAATTTAATTAATGAATACCAGATTTAACAAGCACTCGCTAAGTCACTCAGTAACTTCTTAGGTGAAAAACCCTCTATTATACACACACgtctttatttttaagataacaaaaacaggaaataacaagCTGAATCCATCTTTGCTGACCAGATGACCTAGTATATGTGTAACCACTTGTATTATTTGGTATTTGCACAGGACCTTCCCTCTCTGAACTAGAGTCACGTCCTGTCTGACCCTTGTACCGGTGACTTTAACATGAACACCAAAATACCTTACATGCAGACCTGATGTCTACTTTTGCCCAAAGTTACCTATTAGAGGTCACTGTCAGAGTTCAGAGTTTCTTGGTTATTACATAACTTTTCAtgttcaaaacaaaaataattcctGTTGTGTTGGAAGTTAGCCTTCTTGAAGTAATCTTTTTGTAACTGAGTtattataatggtttacttaagTAAAAACAGAAACTACCAGAGTTACAGAACACAGAGATACGTGGTATTTTAAGCcttccaactttttattttcctaaaagcaTCTTTTTCTTACTGCAGAGGTCACCAAAAGGTTATTACATTAACATACGTATTTTTCTACGAATGCTTGTCTCTTTCACACAGTGCAATCATGAATCTGCTCTAGAAGGTGGATCAGTTTCAGGTGGACAACTGTTAAAATCTATCTGTAGATTATCCTTAAAGGGCCATACCACTCCTTCTAATACATGTCTatggataaaataaaaaccaaaataaagcagCATAGAGTGAAAACTCACCGTGTCTAGCTTCACAAGCAGATACTTAGTAACGGCTGAGGAAATATGTTTAATGTGGTAAAGCTCACTTATTTGTCATGATCAGTTTTCACAGCGTTTATAAGTGCTGGTAATAGAAGATAGACATGGCTTATATCAAAACTTGGACCAGAAACTAACTTCATCTGAATCAACATCTACCAACATCACATATGCTATTATGTGAAAAACTATTATAAACAGAAATACATTATGCTTTTGGAACTAGGTAGCCAATACTAAATTGTGTTGAAACAGCCTAGGAACATAAATAAAATCAACactgtttaaatttattttgttaaaaattaaaaaaaaatcaaagaacataAAATTTTCCGATTGAAGACACACATCCCAAATAGTACTAGCAAGTTAGAATTTTGTTATTCTGGTGGACTCTTCTTTATTCCTAACCTACTGAGCAGATATATAGACTACTCCTATTTATGAAAATGCTCCAATACCAGCATTTCTCCATGCCTTAAGACTTCTAAACATCCTTACTGTTTCTACAGTCCACTGGTAACCTCCATCTCTTATCCGTCTCTTATTTTGTCTTTCCCCGAGCCCTACCCCCTCTCTTAGTCAAGTGGGAAGGTGCAAGCGGGTGCCTAGCAGGGAGTGGCAGGAATCAGCATGCTCTCTATCCTCCCAGGTGTCTGAGCCACAGGCTGTGCTCACTGACTGGCTCCCATCTCCAGACAATGCCTTTGCTTCCTCTAGCCATGGGCTCAGAAGGCTTCACTAAGGTCTGGACCACTGGTGGTAATAACTATCTGTATTACTGAGATTTTCCTTCACACTGCTCAGATTAAGGTCAACCATCATACTGAATAGAAAGAACTCCAAACGCTTCCACTGGTTCTTCAGATAAAGGAAAACTGGGGGCTTGATAATTAAGTTAGCAGTAATTACAGCAGTCACCTTGTTTATCTGTACAACACAAGTTAACTCGCAACTATACCTAAATCATCTCTATTTGGCTTTAGGAAGGAAACAAGTTTTCCTTTACAGCTTTTGTTCTGTTTTGGTtaaatgattcttttctttccccaagaCCACCCTAGAGCATGTCAGATAACAAAAGCCAGCCAGCCCAGCCTTAAATCTTTGCCTCTGGAAATCGAGACCTGAATGGGCCCCAATATTTTTTGTAATCcaatagaaaatggaaaaaaacaagaaactttTTTCCTATTTAGAATGAGCAAGGGTCATGTCATATGTCCTGCTGTACTAGACAAGAGGGAAAATGTCAT
Proteins encoded:
- the IL17RB gene encoding interleukin-17 receptor B, with the protein product MSLALLSLAALCWGAMAREPTIQCGSETGPSPEWMVQHPLTPGDLRDLRVEPVKSRIATEDYSILMNVSWILRADASIRFLKATKICVTGKSNFQSYSCVRCNYTEAFQTQTRPSGGKWTFSYIGFPVELNTLYFIGAHNIPNANMNEDGPSMSVNFTSPGCLDHVMKYKKKCIEAGSLWDPNITACKKNKKTVEVNFTTSPLGNRYMALIQNNTVIGFSNVLEVHQNKLTRASVVIPVTGESEGAVVQLTPYFHTCGTDCIRRRGTVELCPHTGASSPQDTSKSVLGGWLPLLLPALLVATWVLAVGIYLMWRHERIKTASFPTTTLLPPIKVLVVYPSEICFHHTVCYFTEFLQNHCRSEVILEKWQKKKIAEMGPVQWLTTQKKAADKVIFLLSNDVNNVCDGTCGKSKGSPHENSQDLFPLAFNLFCSDLRSQTHLRKYMVVYFREADTKDDYDALNVCPKYRLMKDATAFCTELLHVQQHVSVGKRLQACHNRCFAL